Proteins from one Fimbriimonadaceae bacterium genomic window:
- a CDS encoding site-2 protease family protein has protein sequence TLLGILVTHELGHYVLSRLHGVPTSLPLFVPGLPHFVGTFGAIIRMRAPLTDRRALFDIGVAGPIAGFVVAVIALVIGLRLSTVVPIQTSYGMHLGEPLLLQFASWVVIGPLSPTADVILHPVGFAAWFGLFITSLNLLPIGQLDGGHVAYALLGERQRSVAVALIPILMLFGWLGWKGWFLWVGLAGLMGLAHPPVRNPGRELGGLRLFIGWIALLIFVLTFSWEPFILR, from the coding sequence AACGCTGCTCGGGATCCTCGTCACGCATGAATTGGGGCACTATGTCTTGTCGCGGTTGCACGGTGTGCCGACCTCCTTACCCCTCTTCGTACCGGGGTTGCCGCATTTCGTGGGGACATTCGGGGCGATTATCCGCATGCGCGCTCCGCTGACGGATCGCCGGGCGCTGTTCGATATCGGGGTCGCCGGCCCGATCGCCGGATTCGTGGTCGCGGTGATCGCGTTGGTGATCGGGCTCAGGCTCTCGACGGTCGTGCCGATTCAAACCAGCTACGGCATGCACCTCGGAGAACCGCTGTTGCTGCAATTCGCCTCCTGGGTCGTGATCGGGCCGTTGTCCCCCACTGCCGACGTGATCCTGCATCCGGTCGGCTTTGCCGCCTGGTTCGGTCTCTTCATTACCTCGCTCAACCTGCTGCCGATCGGCCAGCTGGACGGCGGACATGTGGCGTACGCGCTGCTGGGGGAACGTCAACGCAGCGTGGCGGTCGCCCTGATTCCGATTCTGATGCTGTTTGGCTGGCTGGGGTGGAAAGGGTGGTTCTTGTGGGTCGGGCTCGCCGGCCTGATGGGGCTGGCGCATCCCCCAGTGCGGAATCCGGGTCGTGAACTCGGCGGCCTTCGCCTGTTCATCGGCTGGATCGCCCTGCTCATCTTTGTGCTGACGTTCTCCTGGGAGCCGTTTATTCTCCGCTAA